Proteins encoded together in one Cherax quadricarinatus isolate ZL_2023a chromosome 68, ASM3850222v1, whole genome shotgun sequence window:
- the LOC128697660 gene encoding uncharacterized protein produces the protein MSPFCIQLHVNLLQYSYMLPFSIQLHVNLLHTATCQPSPIQLHVNLLQYSYTSAFSIQLHVNLLQCSYMSPFSIQLHVNLLQYSYMSTFFIQLHVNLFQYSYMSTFFIQLHVNLLHIATFQPSPIQLHVNLLQYSYMSTFSIQLHVNLLQYSYMSTFSIQLHVNLLQCQLSSYNYMSTFFIQLHVALLHTTTCQPSSYSYMSTFSSTATCQPSLYSYISTFFIRLHINLLHTATCQHSSYSYMSMFFIQLHVNVLHTATCQPSSYSYMSTFFIQLHVNVLHTATCQPSSYSYMSTFFIQLHVNLLHTAPDERSYKNHNVG, from the coding sequence ATGTCTCCCTTCTGCATACAGCTACATGTCAACCTTCTCCAATACAGCTACATGTTGCCCTTTTCCATACAGCTACATGTCAACCTTCTTCATACAGCTACATGTCAACCTTCTCCAATACAGCTACATGTCAACCTTCTCCAATACAGCTACACATCAGCCTTCTCCATACAGCTACATGTCAACCTTCTCCAATGTAGCTACATGTCACCCTTCTCCATACAGCTACATGTCAACCTTCTCCAATACAGCTACATGTCAACCTTCTTCATACAGCTACATGTCAACCTTTTCCAATACAGCTACATGTCAACCTTCTTCATACAGCTACATGTCAACCTTCTTCATATAGCTACATTTCAACCTTCTCCAATACAGCTACATGTCAACCTTCTCCAATACAGCTACATGTCAACCTTCTCCATACAGCTACATGTCAACCTTCTCCAATACAGCTACATGTCAACCTTCTCCATACAGCTACATGTCAACCTTCTCCAATGTCAACTTTCTTCATACAACTACATGTCAACCTTCTTCATACAGCTACATGTCGCCCTTCTCCATACAACTACATGTCAACCTTCTTCATACAGCTACATGTCAACCTTCTCCAGTACAGCTACATGTCAACCTTCTTTATACAGCTACATATCAACCTTCTTCATACGGCTGCATATCAACCTTCTTCATACAGCTACATGTCAACATTCTTCATACAGCTACATGTCAATGTTCTTCATACAGCTACATGTCAACGTTCTTCATACAGCTACATGTCAGCCTTCTTCATACAGCTACATGTCAACCTTCTTCATACAGCTACATGTCAACGTTCTTCATACAGCTACATGTCAACCTTCTTCATACAGCTACATGTCAACCTTCTTCATACAGCTACATGTCAACCTTCTTCATACAGCTCCAGATGAAAGAAGCTATAAAAATCATAATGTTGGGTAA